One window from the genome of Nicotiana tomentosiformis chromosome 5, ASM39032v3, whole genome shotgun sequence encodes:
- the LOC138892711 gene encoding uncharacterized protein: MVREKRSRTQEYAPMGTLSFGDKDEEGVIQPHNDALVISVLVNKTKIKCVLIDPGSSANIIRLKVVEQLGLQDRIVPATLVLNGFNMACETTNEEIALPINVAGTVQEIKFHVIKGDMRYNALFGRPWIHNMRAVPSTLHQVLKFSASGDVKMVYGEQPAAKEIFAVDEAKPMSSLSPIKGPGPEGERDTK, from the coding sequence atggtgagggaaaagcgatctcggactcaagagtacgcacccatggggactttgtcctttggtGATAAAGATGAagaaggggtcatccaacctcacaacgacgccctggtaatatccgtactcgtaaataaaactaagattaagtgtgtgttgatcgatccaggtagctcggccaatatcatccgattaaaggtagtagagcagctcggcctgcaggatcgAATCGTGCctgcaactctggtcctaaatgggttcaatatggcatgcgaaaccaccaatgAGGAGATAGCCttgccaataaacgtggccggaactgtccaggaaataaagtttcacgtgatcaaaggcgatatgaggtataacgcccttttcggaaggccatggatccacaacatgagagccgtgCCTTCGACCctgcaccaggtcctcaaattttcGGCGTCGGGAGATGTCAAAATGGTATACGGAGAGCagccagccgcaaaagaaatattCGCCGTCGATGAAGccaaaccaatgtcctcactttcgccgataaagggaccgggcccggaaggagaacgggacaccaaatag
- the LOC104116965 gene encoding probable methyltransferase PMT15: MAGSNPTPYYTPTSKHTAATYHSPFPLKRPNLYSLVAITFLCSAFYFTGLWQNRGSSSVITTSNIVHTTIPCFPSKNTSTNSPTSSSSSKSTQKLDFTTHHSTDDGGGVTPDDSIKIYPPCDIKYSEYTPCEDPERSLKFNRNRLIYRERHCPEKKELLKCRIPAPYGYKNPFKWPISRDLAWYANVPHKELTVEKAVQNWIRYEGDRFRFPGGGTMFPNGADAYIDDIGKLINLNDGSIRTAIDTGCGVASWGAYLLSRNIIAISFAPRDSHEAQVQFALERGVPALIGVIASKRLPYPSRAFDMAHCSRCLIPWGEYDGTYLIEVDRVLRPGGFWILSGPPIRWRKYWKGWARTREDLNAEQNKIEQVAKRLCWKKFVEKDDIAIWQKPYNHVKCTEFRRRVKNPPMCPVQDPDKAWYTKIETCLTPLPEVSSEEEVAGGQVEKWPKRLHEIPPRISRGTINGVTEEDFQKDSQLWKRRVSYYKSVNSQLDQPERYRNILDMNAFLGGFAAKLVDDPVWVMNIVPVEAKVNTLGVIYERGLIGTYQSWCEAMSTYPRTYDLIHADSVFTLYENRCEMENIMLELDRILRPEGSVIIRDDVDILIKLKRIGDGLNWDSQIIDHEDGPLEREKLLFAVKSYWTAPTAQGS, encoded by the exons ATGGCGGGTTCTAACCCAACCCCTTATTATACTCCAACCTCCAAACACACAGCAGCTACCTACCATTCTCCTTTTCCTTTGAAAAGACCCAATCTTTACTCTTTAGTTGCCATCACTTTTCTCTGTTCTGCTTTTTACTTCACTGGTTTATGGCAAAATAGAGGCAGTAGCAGTGTCATCACCACTTCCAATATTGTCCACACTACCATCCCCTGTTTCCCATCTAAAAATACCTCCACCAATTCccctacttcttcttcttcttcaaaatcCACCCAAAAACTAGACTTCACCACCCACCACTCCACCGACGACGGCGGAGGTGTTACACCTGATGATTCAATCAAAATTTACCCCCCTTGTGACATAAAGTACAGTGAGTACACCCCATGTGAAGACCCTGAAAGATCATTGAAATTCAACAGAAACAGATTGATATACAGAGAAAGGCATTGCCCAGAAAAGAAGGAACTTTTAAAATGCCGTATTCCTGCACCATATGGTTACAAGAATCCATTTAAATGGCCAATTAGTAGGGATCTTGCATGGTATGCTAATGTACCACACAAAGAATTGACAGTGGAAAAAGCTGTTCAAAACTGGATAAGATATGAAGGGGACAGGTTTAGATTTCCTGGTGGTGGGACTATGTTCCCTAATGGTGCGGATGCGTATATTGATGATATTGGCAAGTTGATTAATCTTAATGATGGTTCCATTAGAACCGCAATTGATACTGGCTGTGGG GTAGCGAGTTGGGGAGCTTACCTATTGTCCCGAAATATCATAGCCATATCATTTGCACCCAGGGATTCACATGAAGCACAAGTTCAATTTGCACTTGAGCGAGGAGTACCCGCTCTGATCGGAGTTATTGCCTCCAAGAGGCTTCCCTATCCATCTAGAGCTTTTGACATGGCGCATTGCTCTCGTTGTCTCATTCCGTGGGGCGAGTATGATGGTACATATTTGATTGAAGTTGATAGAGTCCTGAGACCTGGTGGATTTTGGATACTCTCTGGCCCTCCGATCCGCTGGAGAAAATATTGGAAAGGCTGGGCAAGAACAAGGGAAGACCTAAATGCTGAACAAAATAAAATTGAGCAGGTAGCTAAACGACTCTGCTGGAAAAAGTTTGTTGAAAAGGATGATATTGCTATATGGCAGAAGCCATACAATCATGTTAAGTGCACGGAATTTCGAAGGAGAGTAAAAAATCCACCAATGTGCCCTGTTCAGGATCCTGATAAAGCCTG GTATACAAAAATTGAAACTTGTTTAACTCCCTTACCAGAAGTTTCAAGCGAAGAAGAGGTGGCTGGTGGTCAAGTGGAAAAGTGGCCTAAAAGATTACATGAGATACCACCGAGGATAAGCAGGGGAACGATAAATGGGGTCACGGAGGAAGATTTCCAGAAGGATTCTCAGCTATGGAAAAGAAGAGTTTCGTATTACAAGTCAGTGAATAGCCAGCTCGACCAACCAGAGAGATACAGGAATATTTTAGATATGAATGCATTCCTAGGTGGCTTTGCTGCTAAATTGGTTGATGATCCTGTTTGGGTGATGAATATAGTTCCTGTTGAAGCTAAGGTCAATACACTTGGTGTCATTTATGAAAGAGGATTAATTGGAACATACCAAAGCTG GTGTGAGGCTATGTCAACATACCCACGAACATATGATCTTATTCATGCTGATTCAGTATTTACTCTCTACGAAAATAG ATGTGAAATGGAAaatattatgcttgaattggatAGGATATTAAGGCCAGAAGGAAGTGTAATAATCCGAGATGACGTAGATATATTGATCAAACTGAAGAGGATAGGGGATGGGCTGAACTGGGATAGTCAAATTATTGATCATGAAGATGGACCACTCGAAAGGGAGAAGCTTCTGTTTGCAGTAAAATCATATTGGACAGCGCCAACTGCTCAAGGATCTTAA
- the LOC138892712 gene encoding uncharacterized protein — MPSLFLTSEEEEQLRMDSGMPAGPKRLDKVFIKSFVTIEIGGRFGIPNEIACDNGPQYIGTKVTKFLEDLKIKRIISSPYHPSTNSQEESTNKVIIQNLKKILEAAKGKWPEELLGVLWAYRTTAKSSTGETHFSIVYRAEALILAEVGDPPMRYFRADEETNNEAFLVKLELFDKRRDLAHIRMVAQK, encoded by the exons ATGCCATCACTTTTTCTcacttctgaagaagaagaacaacttcgaatggactctGGAATGCCAGCAGGCCCTAAAAGACTTGACAAGGTATTTATCAAGTCCTTTGTTACTATCGAAATCGGAGGAAG gttcggaataccaaatgAGATAGCCTGCGACAACGGGCCACAATACATAGGAACAAAGGTCACAAAATTTCTTGAGgatttgaaaatcaaaaggatcatatCTTCACCATACCATCCGAGCACAAATAGCCAAGAAGAGTCGACCAACAAGGtgattattcaaaatctcaaaaagatattggaagcagccaaaggcaaatggcccgaagagttacTGGGAGTActatgggcatatcggacaacggcTAAGTCAAGCACGGGAGAGACACATTTTTCTATTGTATACAGAGCAGAAGCCCTGATCCTGGCGGAAGTGGGAGACCCTCCCATGAGATACTTCCGGGCAGATGAAGAAACAAACAACGAAGCATTTCtagtcaaattggagttgtttgacaaacgcagggacttggcgcacatAAGGATGGTGGCCCAGAAATAA